One Phocaeicola dorei genomic region harbors:
- a CDS encoding two-component regulator propeller domain-containing protein: MQKRLFIILLLLFHLGQGYAVLSLSMSNLNITNGLSNNYVKDVAQDRQGFIWIATEAGLNRFDGCQFTRYTSTNSELKTDAINTLLYDEQNNLLWIGTRSDLTVLDCSTYKFTHYGMQDNIHLNNIVSMSLAGDTAIWIATHYNGILHCNKKTMKFTSYTNESIPELKNSNWCIFDDGHGKIYVGHSLDGLTIINAKDLSALHYKNEPDNSSSLPGNSVYSICVDHMGNTWVGTNQGLALFQPEKGEFQSFKHDEKNPNSIIADHIYDIKQMDDATVWIASDIGGISILDLYNLNLSNTDSVRFNNITATSSGTNLSSGNIRSLLQDSFGNIWIGNYSSGLDFISHTEPLFKILPYIRTVNNKIKNKQVWGVYADSEGKVWVGGENEVSIFKNNQLLRSINISQYQSRPYTQVFTLCGNRQGIILLGTFDDGLLEFDSNTGKVHRIDLGIEHVDVFTIKEATDGTMWIGVEYGLYTYRNGKIHREEKIISQLVNQSVYGIAHDRQGKVWIGTNNSGVSIFNYNHELVHRLNAENGFFSNAVNSLYMDSKGGIWIATRNGIGYVEDTKDPDHFEMYGKEEGLEDCFVRSILEDEAGNIWLSTNQGISLWNKEEKTFSNYDHNDGIPAGNFIEGSSCLSADGTAYFGSLNGVSYFNPAFVLKKQSIAPIQLIECKEISVSKDNVNIENIIPITEEEINFSHHENSFSISFAVPDYAQSKQVEYAYILEGFYKNWVKSNGENTAVFRNIPPGKYTFRVKARLKNQVWDESRMVSLNIHIHPPFWFTWYAWFFYILLACIIIIFYILSYQRKLKLKSLQEIEKQHSLNEQNLNNERLQFYTNITHELRTPLTLIIGPLEDLADDKKIPEVYRSKINSIHGSAMRLLNLINQLLEFRKTETNHRQLIVCKGNLTGLVTEIGLRYKELNCNPDVKIQIKTGELPIQIYYDPEIITTILNNLLSNAIKYTHHGEIIISLSCGNETSGNYAIISVSDTGCGIEPDELPHIFERYYQGKGKYQASGTGIGLALVKSLATLHQGMLEVKSVVGKGTTFTFRILADYDYPDAMHKEVASASEVVDMAEEDSEQDNRLLLLVIEDNEDIRKYIVSSFNTEYKVLEGSNGKEGLEIALSTIPNIIVSDIMMPQMDGIQLCRAIKEDIRTSHIPVILLTAKDSMQDKEEGYESGADSYLTKPFSAKLLRTRMLNLLESRARLAKRITDSSLTGSETESAIFIEEPLKLSNLDEAFLKKTTEIIEENINDEKLDIIFLTQQIGMSHSTMYRKIKALTGITVNEYIRKIRLRRSMQLLQTGDYNVSEAAYMSGFNTMSYFRTCFKNEYGYSPSEVTRAKNNNK, translated from the coding sequence ATGCAAAAAAGACTGTTTATCATTCTATTACTACTATTTCATTTAGGACAGGGATATGCTGTTCTTTCCCTCTCCATGAGCAATCTCAATATAACAAACGGCCTTTCGAACAACTATGTAAAAGATGTAGCACAAGACAGACAAGGATTTATATGGATTGCTACTGAAGCCGGATTAAATCGTTTTGATGGATGTCAATTCACACGCTATACAAGCACTAACTCGGAGTTGAAGACAGATGCTATAAATACATTATTATATGATGAACAAAATAATCTATTGTGGATTGGGACACGTTCGGATTTAACTGTACTTGATTGTTCTACTTACAAATTCACCCATTATGGCATGCAAGACAATATTCATCTTAATAACATAGTGAGTATGTCACTTGCCGGTGACACGGCCATTTGGATAGCTACTCATTACAATGGAATTCTGCATTGCAACAAAAAAACAATGAAATTCACAAGCTACACAAATGAAAGCATTCCGGAACTTAAAAATTCTAATTGGTGTATTTTTGATGACGGACATGGAAAGATTTACGTAGGACATTCATTGGATGGGTTGACAATTATAAACGCAAAGGATTTATCGGCTCTCCATTATAAGAATGAGCCTGACAATTCTTCCAGCCTGCCGGGTAATAGCGTATATTCCATTTGTGTTGACCACATGGGGAATACATGGGTTGGAACCAATCAGGGACTGGCACTTTTCCAACCGGAAAAAGGAGAGTTCCAATCATTTAAGCATGACGAAAAGAATCCGAATTCAATCATTGCCGACCATATCTATGATATCAAGCAAATGGATGATGCCACTGTCTGGATTGCCAGTGATATAGGGGGGATAAGCATACTTGATTTATACAATCTCAACCTGAGCAATACGGATAGCGTACGTTTCAACAATATCACGGCCACAAGTTCAGGCACAAATCTTTCTTCGGGAAATATTCGCAGTCTGCTGCAAGACTCTTTTGGCAACATCTGGATAGGGAATTACAGCAGTGGGCTGGATTTTATAAGCCATACAGAACCTCTCTTCAAAATACTTCCATATATTCGAACTGTAAACAACAAAATTAAAAACAAACAGGTATGGGGAGTCTATGCAGACAGTGAAGGGAAGGTATGGGTTGGAGGAGAGAATGAAGTCAGTATATTTAAAAATAATCAGTTGCTGCGCTCAATCAATATATCCCAATACCAGTCAAGACCTTATACTCAGGTTTTTACTCTTTGCGGCAATCGTCAGGGAATAATTCTGCTGGGAACATTTGACGACGGCCTATTGGAATTTGATTCAAATACAGGAAAGGTGCATCGTATTGATCTGGGTATAGAGCACGTAGATGTTTTTACCATCAAAGAAGCGACTGACGGCACAATGTGGATAGGAGTCGAATACGGACTTTATACTTACCGGAACGGCAAAATACACAGGGAAGAGAAGATTATCAGTCAATTGGTGAATCAATCTGTTTATGGCATAGCCCACGACCGCCAAGGAAAAGTATGGATCGGTACAAATAATTCCGGTGTGTCTATATTCAATTATAACCATGAACTGGTGCACAGGCTAAATGCCGAGAATGGCTTTTTCTCCAATGCAGTCAACAGTCTTTATATGGATTCCAAGGGAGGCATTTGGATAGCTACCCGAAATGGCATAGGATATGTAGAAGATACAAAAGACCCGGATCATTTTGAAATGTACGGAAAGGAGGAAGGACTTGAAGATTGTTTCGTGCGCTCTATTCTGGAAGATGAAGCCGGAAATATCTGGCTGAGCACTAATCAGGGTATTTCATTATGGAACAAAGAAGAAAAAACATTCAGTAACTATGACCATAACGATGGCATACCGGCTGGAAATTTCATAGAAGGCTCATCTTGTCTGTCTGCCGATGGCACTGCCTATTTCGGTTCATTAAACGGTGTATCCTATTTCAATCCGGCATTTGTCTTGAAAAAGCAATCCATAGCTCCAATTCAGCTTATAGAATGCAAAGAAATATCCGTAAGTAAAGATAATGTGAATATTGAAAACATTATTCCCATAACGGAAGAAGAAATAAACTTCAGCCATCATGAAAATTCTTTTTCCATATCCTTTGCAGTCCCCGATTATGCGCAGAGCAAACAAGTGGAATATGCCTATATATTGGAAGGCTTCTATAAAAATTGGGTTAAATCGAATGGAGAAAACACGGCTGTCTTTCGTAATATACCTCCCGGTAAATATACTTTCAGGGTAAAGGCTCGTCTGAAAAATCAAGTATGGGATGAAAGCCGTATGGTCTCACTCAATATACACATTCATCCTCCCTTCTGGTTCACTTGGTATGCGTGGTTCTTTTATATCTTGCTCGCATGCATAATTATAATTTTCTACATTCTGTCCTATCAGAGAAAATTAAAGCTCAAAAGCCTCCAAGAAATCGAAAAGCAACACAGTTTGAATGAGCAGAACCTCAACAATGAGCGTTTGCAGTTTTATACAAACATCACCCATGAACTGCGTACACCTCTGACCCTTATCATAGGGCCGCTTGAAGACTTGGCCGACGACAAGAAAATCCCGGAAGTTTACAGGAGCAAGATCAACTCCATTCACGGCAGTGCGATGAGATTGCTAAATCTTATCAATCAGCTGCTGGAATTCCGTAAAACAGAAACCAATCACCGGCAGCTGATTGTCTGCAAAGGAAATTTAACGGGACTCGTGACTGAGATCGGCCTCCGCTATAAAGAGCTGAATTGCAACCCCGATGTAAAGATACAGATAAAAACAGGTGAGCTTCCGATTCAAATTTACTATGACCCGGAAATCATAACGACTATTCTAAACAACTTACTGTCCAATGCCATAAAATACACACATCACGGAGAAATTATAATATCACTTTCTTGCGGCAATGAAACAAGCGGCAACTATGCAATTATCTCTGTTTCCGATACGGGGTGCGGCATCGAACCGGATGAACTGCCCCATATCTTTGAACGATACTATCAAGGAAAAGGGAAGTATCAGGCATCCGGTACAGGAATAGGATTGGCATTGGTAAAATCATTGGCCACCCTCCATCAAGGGATGTTGGAAGTTAAGAGCGTTGTCGGTAAAGGTACCACCTTTACCTTCCGGATACTTGCCGATTATGACTATCCGGATGCTATGCACAAGGAGGTTGCGTCTGCTTCCGAAGTCGTCGACATGGCTGAAGAAGACAGCGAGCAAGACAATCGTCTGCTGCTTCTCGTCATAGAGGACAATGAGGACATACGAAAATATATTGTTTCATCATTTAATACCGAATACAAAGTATTGGAAGGAAGCAATGGAAAAGAAGGACTCGAAATAGCCTTGTCAACCATCCCCAATATAATAGTCAGCGATATAATGATGCCGCAGATGGATGGAATCCAATTATGCCGTGCTATAAAGGAGGATATACGCACCAGCCATATACCCGTAATCTTGTTAACAGCTAAAGATTCGATGCAAGACAAGGAGGAAGGATATGAGAGTGGAGCAGACTCTTACCTGACCAAGCCATTCAGTGCAAAACTGCTGCGTACACGCATGCTGAATTTGCTCGAATCACGAGCACGTTTGGCAAAACGAATAACTGATTCGTCATTGACTGGTAGCGAAACAGAGTCTGCTATTTTTATAGAAGAACCCTTAAAGTTAAGTAATCTGGATGAGGCTTTTCTGAAAAAAACAACCGAAATTATCGAGGAAAATATCAATGATGAGAAACTGGATATTATTTTTCTTACACAACAGATAGGAATGAGTCACTCCACCATGTATCGGAAAATCAAAGCATTAACTGGCATTACCGTAAATGAATATATTCGCAAAATACGTTTGAGAAGAAGTATGCAATTGCTTCAAACGGGTGATTACAATGTCTCAGAGGCGGCTTATATGAGTGGATTTAATACTATGAGCTATTTCCGTACATGTTTTAAGAATGAATATGGATACTCTCCTTCAGAAGTAACACGGGCAAAAAACAACAATAAATAA
- a CDS encoding glycoside hydrolase family 28 protein, which yields MKGIHILVFILILNSLIPVFAGEPTHYAIRLSTAPGSTTSQSVSLLWGEGGKTDDDHHYSIYCNGKLLDTTAMTYYDVKNLPSDSSYHFQVKLQNKKNKVIYNSNLLYVRTSLSPKYFNIKDFGAVGDGKSLDTKAIQQAIDACNKQGIVVVPKGVYLTGALFFKSYMTLYIEEGAILKGSSDLAHYPIVRSRFEGIEGSQYASLINGGTLLSGGIQEFSIRGKGIIDANGENLINQQKKEGLGYRGRILSLMNGENICLEGVTFLQSPAWGVHFIYCMGVTIKDVYINTRFDPETGRKYKIHNGDGLTIDSSKDIVVYNTTISSQDDNVSIKSGRDNDGRRVAKSTDNVKLFDCKFLGGFGVVVGSEMAGNVRNVLVNNCFYENTACVSQLKAPWGRGGVIENITFKNIVHTDSIHHDNMWFRGAICIDQYYGIENPDYTVRKEVDENMPTIRDAWYENITISKKYGFGMYLCGRPENYVKNIYFRNVEIHSENGIYGRHLDGIHLKQTKIIPITGETFEWVQTQNIQINQ from the coding sequence ATGAAAGGTATTCATATTCTCGTATTTATACTTATTCTTAATTCTTTAATTCCGGTATTTGCCGGAGAACCGACACATTACGCGATACGATTATCGACGGCTCCGGGTTCAACAACGTCTCAATCAGTATCGTTGCTGTGGGGAGAAGGGGGTAAAACAGATGATGATCATCACTATTCAATCTATTGTAATGGAAAGCTTTTGGATACAACTGCAATGACTTATTATGATGTAAAAAATTTACCTTCTGATTCTTCTTATCATTTCCAAGTGAAGTTGCAAAATAAAAAAAATAAAGTCATATATAATAGTAACTTACTATATGTCAGAACAAGCCTATCACCAAAATATTTCAATATTAAAGATTTCGGTGCAGTTGGAGATGGAAAATCACTTGACACAAAAGCTATTCAGCAGGCTATTGACGCCTGTAACAAACAAGGCATTGTTGTGGTTCCCAAAGGAGTATATCTCACGGGAGCACTTTTCTTTAAAAGTTATATGACTCTCTATATTGAAGAAGGTGCTATTCTAAAAGGCAGTTCTGACTTAGCGCATTACCCGATAGTAAGATCCCGTTTTGAAGGAATTGAGGGTAGTCAATATGCATCCCTGATAAACGGGGGAACTTTACTATCTGGTGGTATTCAAGAATTTTCTATTCGAGGAAAAGGAATTATAGATGCCAATGGAGAAAATCTAATTAACCAGCAGAAAAAAGAAGGATTAGGGTACCGGGGACGAATATTAAGCCTGATGAATGGAGAAAATATATGTCTGGAAGGAGTTACTTTTTTACAATCTCCGGCATGGGGAGTTCATTTTATTTACTGTATGGGCGTTACTATTAAAGACGTATATATCAACACTCGCTTTGATCCGGAAACAGGGCGTAAATATAAAATCCATAATGGCGATGGATTAACGATCGACTCTTCTAAAGATATCGTTGTTTATAATACGACAATCTCATCGCAAGATGATAATGTGTCCATTAAATCAGGAAGAGACAATGATGGAAGACGAGTCGCCAAATCGACAGATAATGTAAAATTATTTGATTGTAAGTTTCTCGGGGGATTTGGTGTTGTAGTCGGAAGTGAAATGGCCGGGAACGTAAGGAATGTTTTAGTAAATAATTGCTTTTACGAAAATACCGCTTGTGTATCACAGTTGAAAGCACCTTGGGGGAGAGGAGGTGTTATAGAAAATATAACATTTAAGAATATTGTACACACCGACTCTATTCATCACGATAATATGTGGTTTAGAGGGGCTATTTGTATTGACCAATATTACGGTATTGAAAATCCTGACTATACTGTTCGCAAGGAAGTAGACGAAAATATGCCGACTATACGCGACGCATGGTATGAAAACATAACTATTTCAAAAAAATATGGATTCGGTATGTACCTATGTGGTAGACCGGAGAATTATGTAAAAAATATATATTTCAGAAATGTAGAGATACATTCCGAAAATGGTATTTATGGACGGCACTTAGATGGTATCCATTTGAAACAGACAAAAATTATTCCGATCACAGGGGAAACTTTTGAATGGGTACAAACTCAGAATATACAGATTAATCAATAA
- a CDS encoding GDSL-type esterase/lipase family protein translates to MNRLFFLSLLFFLGNTSEFFAQTEPLWDNTTKNKPSQELQEVEIISSTDCKIQKAFVYKTKSKIRKPLIVSLHTWSGDYTQKDPLVNDVMARDWNYIHPDFRGANNKPEATCSTLVLSDIEDAIDFALKHTNADPQEVHIIGVSGGGLATLYAYMNIQYPVKSFSAWVPISDIDAWYWESVGRKQKYADDIVKSVSVDTVYNREEALRRSPLWQKFPKEKRENSQFYIYTGIHDGYIGSVPITHSINMYNRLVGDLKYNISNLDDIMKKANSDSDLISEKKVIDLVTKRMNPLHKVNSVIFNRPVHLTRQYQNIRLTVFEGGHEQIPQALALLPHSYIASTKYNILTIGDSNGQNKGGWVDQLKMMMPNARIVNNSRSGRTIGFDNLGNKELNALRNIDDFLNEAKHKIGQDKYDYVIVCLGTNDAKNEFSEKQDEVIANFEKLLQKIKTHQLIKNSNPKLIFITPPPMRSTDVEYKYQGGNERLSLLVPELKRIAKQKNFQVIDIYHPLQKIFNHYAPDGVHMVPSGQRIIAEKVVEEIK, encoded by the coding sequence ATGAATCGATTATTCTTTTTATCTCTTTTGTTTTTTCTAGGAAATACTTCTGAGTTCTTTGCTCAAACAGAACCTTTGTGGGATAATACGACAAAGAATAAACCGAGTCAGGAATTGCAAGAAGTTGAAATAATCTCATCAACTGATTGCAAAATTCAGAAAGCTTTTGTATACAAAACGAAAAGTAAAATCCGCAAACCGTTAATAGTCAGTCTTCATACATGGAGTGGCGATTATACTCAAAAAGACCCACTGGTAAATGACGTAATGGCACGTGATTGGAATTATATCCATCCGGATTTTAGGGGAGCAAATAATAAACCGGAAGCGACATGTAGCACATTGGTACTGTCTGACATAGAAGATGCTATTGATTTTGCACTAAAACATACGAATGCGGATCCTCAAGAAGTCCATATAATTGGCGTTTCAGGAGGTGGACTTGCGACTTTATACGCATATATGAATATTCAATATCCTGTTAAATCGTTTTCTGCCTGGGTTCCTATATCTGATATAGATGCCTGGTATTGGGAATCCGTAGGCCGAAAACAAAAATATGCCGATGATATTGTAAAATCCGTATCGGTTGATACTGTTTACAATCGGGAAGAGGCATTGCGACGTTCCCCATTGTGGCAAAAATTCCCGAAAGAAAAGCGCGAAAACTCTCAGTTCTATATTTACACCGGTATACATGATGGATACATAGGTTCTGTTCCTATTACCCACTCAATCAATATGTATAATCGCTTAGTAGGAGATTTGAAATACAATATTTCTAATCTTGATGATATTATGAAGAAAGCAAATTCGGATTCTGATCTAATTTCCGAAAAAAAAGTGATTGATTTAGTAACCAAACGGATGAACCCTTTACACAAAGTAAACAGTGTAATCTTTAACAGACCTGTGCATTTGACCCGTCAGTACCAAAATATCCGGTTGACTGTATTTGAAGGAGGGCATGAACAAATACCACAAGCACTGGCATTGTTGCCTCATAGCTATATAGCATCAACGAAATATAATATCCTGACGATTGGTGATTCAAATGGTCAAAATAAAGGCGGTTGGGTAGACCAATTGAAGATGATGATGCCCAATGCTCGTATTGTCAATAATTCACGTTCCGGACGAACCATTGGCTTCGATAACCTTGGCAACAAAGAATTGAACGCATTGAGAAACATAGATGATTTCCTAAATGAAGCAAAACATAAAATCGGACAAGATAAATATGATTATGTGATTGTCTGTCTGGGAACCAACGATGCCAAAAATGAATTTTCAGAAAAGCAGGATGAAGTAATTGCTAATTTTGAAAAACTTCTTCAGAAAATCAAAACGCATCAATTAATCAAAAACTCTAATCCGAAGCTTATATTTATCACACCACCGCCTATGCGTTCTACTGACGTTGAATATAAATATCAGGGAGGAAACGAGCGTTTATCTTTGCTTGTTCCGGAATTGAAAAGGATTGCAAAACAAAAAAACTTCCAAGTAATAGATATTTATCATCCTCTACAGAAGATTTTTAATCACTATGCTCCTGATGGTGTACACATGGTTCCCTCCGGACAGAGAATCATTGCCGAAAAAGTTGTTGAAGAGATAAAATAA
- a CDS encoding polysaccharide deacetylase family protein has translation MKYTFLIPATFLLLILSAFTTVDTQPITIFTIGDSTMADYNTQNGYQGRGWAQMLPCFLTEANVKIENHASSGRSTLSFINEGRWDKVLSRLKKGDYVFIQFGHNDEKTTKELHTVPGGSFDENLRKFIRETRAKGAYPVLFNSIVRRNYPPSGYVGERKDRYETEGDILVDTHGEYVVAPRRVAKEMNVPFVDMTRLTHDLVTQLGPEESTKLYMWIPAGVYDAHPDGKIDNTHLNIYGGKVVAEIAVREVVKVVPALVPFVRYHDPDVYVADYKDNKTCAVCYTFDDGLKEHYTLVFPEMEKVGFKGTFYVCGKIIEEKEAQQGKPRMTWKQMKEMSDNGHEIGNHSWSHPNLKNLSTEEVRTEIGKNDSIILANIGKKPLSFCYPGNSFNEEIICMASEGRVGTRTRQFGIGGEKSGSTVESLDKWIKDLLISGEWSIGMLHGMTYGYDAFSDSEILWEHFRRVKKQEDRIWVDTFEKVSAYTKARNNVQLDVAKYESNIQITPRLALDSRLFTEPLTMVVKKNSNHTKIIVHQNGKELKVKEKNNYLIFDFNPFGDTIDIKIH, from the coding sequence ATGAAATATACATTTTTAATCCCTGCTACATTCTTGTTGTTAATATTGTCGGCATTCACTACAGTTGACACCCAACCTATTACCATTTTTACCATTGGCGACTCGACAATGGCAGACTATAATACTCAAAATGGTTATCAGGGACGAGGATGGGCACAAATGTTACCCTGTTTCCTGACAGAAGCCAATGTAAAAATCGAAAATCATGCATCAAGCGGTCGAAGCACTTTAAGTTTTATCAATGAAGGGCGTTGGGATAAAGTCTTATCACGATTGAAAAAGGGAGACTATGTATTCATACAATTCGGGCATAACGATGAGAAAACAACTAAAGAACTGCATACAGTTCCCGGAGGCTCTTTTGATGAAAATTTACGAAAATTCATTCGGGAAACCCGTGCCAAAGGGGCTTATCCTGTATTATTTAATTCTATTGTACGTCGAAACTACCCGCCATCAGGTTATGTGGGCGAGCGCAAGGACCGCTATGAAACAGAGGGAGATATACTGGTTGATACACATGGTGAATACGTTGTTGCACCACGCAGGGTTGCGAAAGAAATGAATGTTCCATTTGTCGATATGACTCGTCTGACTCATGATTTAGTAACGCAATTAGGCCCGGAAGAATCGACAAAACTCTATATGTGGATACCCGCAGGTGTATATGACGCGCATCCCGACGGGAAAATAGATAATACCCACCTTAATATTTACGGTGGAAAGGTGGTTGCGGAAATAGCTGTACGAGAAGTGGTAAAGGTTGTTCCCGCATTGGTCCCTTTCGTCCGTTATCACGATCCGGATGTTTATGTCGCCGATTATAAAGACAATAAAACGTGTGCCGTCTGCTATACATTTGATGATGGGCTAAAAGAGCATTATACATTGGTTTTTCCTGAAATGGAAAAAGTAGGTTTCAAGGGTACTTTTTATGTGTGCGGAAAAATCATTGAAGAAAAGGAAGCACAACAAGGTAAGCCACGTATGACATGGAAACAGATGAAAGAAATGTCAGACAACGGACATGAAATCGGAAATCACAGTTGGTCCCATCCCAATTTAAAAAATCTGTCAACAGAAGAAGTACGTACTGAAATTGGGAAGAACGATAGTATCATATTAGCCAATATCGGAAAAAAGCCCCTTTCGTTTTGTTATCCGGGCAATTCTTTCAATGAAGAAATCATTTGTATGGCTTCAGAAGGAAGAGTAGGCACTCGCACTCGTCAGTTTGGAATAGGCGGAGAGAAATCCGGTTCAACAGTAGAATCGTTAGATAAATGGATAAAGGACTTACTTATTTCGGGTGAGTGGAGTATCGGGATGTTGCACGGTATGACTTATGGATACGATGCTTTTTCCGATTCAGAAATACTGTGGGAACATTTTCGCAGAGTAAAAAAACAGGAAGACAGAATATGGGTCGATACATTTGAGAAAGTGTCAGCCTATACAAAGGCTCGGAACAACGTACAACTGGATGTCGCAAAATACGAATCGAATATTCAAATTACTCCTCGATTAGCGCTTGACTCACGATTGTTTACCGAACCACTCACGATGGTAGTGAAGAAAAATAGTAACCATACGAAAATAATAGTACACCAAAATGGAAAAGAATTAAAAGTTAAAGAAAAAAACAACTATTTGATTTTCGATTTCAACCCGTTTGGTGATACAATAGACATTAAAATTCACTAA